One region of uncultured Sulfurimonas sp. genomic DNA includes:
- the rplV gene encoding 50S ribosomal protein L22: MARALLKFIRVSPIKSRLIAREVQGMNAEEALAALEFTPNKAAKIIAKVIASAVANSGSEAEDCTITSCRVDNGPVLKRFRPRARGMASGIRKPTAHILVEVEGK, encoded by the coding sequence ATGGCTAGAGCATTATTAAAGTTTATCCGTGTGTCTCCAATCAAATCTCGTCTTATAGCGAGAGAAGTTCAAGGTATGAATGCTGAAGAAGCACTAGCAGCTTTAGAGTTTACTCCAAATAAAGCAGCTAAAATCATTGCTAAAGTAATTGCATCTGCGGTTGCTAACAGTGGAAGTGAAGCTGAAGATTGTACTATTACATCATGTCGTGTTGATAATGGTCCAGTTCTTAAACGTTTCCGTCCACGTGCACGTGGTATGGCATCGGGAATCCGTAAGCCAACAGCACATATCTTAGTAGAAGTAGAGGGTAAATAA
- the rpsC gene encoding 30S ribosomal protein S3 gives MGQKVNPIGLRLGINRNWESRWFPNFKTAPAALGEDHKIRTFLKKELYYAGVANIIIERTIKRLRVTIVAARPGIIIGKKGADIEKLKDSLQKLIGKTVSVNIKEEKKAQTSSQLVAENVATQLERRVAFRRAMKKVMQGAQRSGAKGIKVSVSGRLGGAEMARTEWYLEGRVPLHTLRAKIDYGFAEAHTTYGIIGVKVWIFKGEVLTKGIPAEAKEEEKKERPRKRAPRRENNEKAE, from the coding sequence ATGGGTCAAAAAGTTAATCCTATTGGTTTACGTCTTGGTATCAACCGTAATTGGGAGAGCCGTTGGTTCCCTAATTTTAAAACTGCACCAGCAGCTTTAGGTGAAGATCACAAGATTCGTACATTTTTGAAGAAAGAACTTTACTATGCTGGTGTTGCGAACATCATTATAGAAAGAACAATTAAGAGACTTCGTGTAACTATCGTTGCAGCTCGCCCTGGTATCATTATTGGTAAAAAAGGTGCGGACATTGAGAAACTTAAAGATTCACTTCAAAAATTAATTGGTAAAACAGTTTCTGTAAACATCAAAGAAGAGAAAAAAGCTCAAACTTCATCTCAACTTGTTGCTGAAAATGTAGCTACTCAATTAGAGCGTCGTGTTGCTTTTAGACGTGCTATGAAAAAAGTTATGCAAGGTGCACAACGTTCAGGTGCTAAAGGTATTAAAGTTTCTGTTTCTGGTCGTTTAGGCGGTGCAGAGATGGCTCGTACTGAGTGGTACTTAGAAGGACGTGTTCCTCTTCATACACTTCGTGCTAAAATTGATTACGGTTTTGCAGAAGCTCATACTACTTATGGAATCATAGGTGTTAAAGTATGGATTTTCAAAGGTGAGGTACTTACTAAAGGTATCCCTGCTGAAGCTAAAGAAGAAGAAAAAAAAGAGCGTCCACGTAAACGTGCTCCAAGACGCGAAAATAATGAAAAGGCTGAATAA
- the rplC gene encoding 50S ribosomal protein L3 — translation MEYIVEKIGMSRTITVPSKPVTLLRVLDAKVCEVNEGVAIVAYNSGKKMNKAIEGQQKKYSLSSEFNRFVTLEVTNTEAGDLDLAPLAEAKVLKSIFTTKGRGFSGAMKRWNFSGGPASHGHRFGRRTGSIGNAEWPGRVMKGRKMPGQYGNTQNSVKNEIVSYDAENGVIAVLGSVSGANGSLGRVKVAK, via the coding sequence GTGGAATATATTGTTGAAAAAATCGGTATGAGCCGTACAATCACAGTACCAAGTAAACCAGTTACTCTTTTAAGAGTTCTAGATGCTAAAGTATGTGAAGTAAATGAAGGCGTCGCTATTGTAGCTTACAACAGCGGTAAAAAAATGAATAAAGCAATAGAAGGTCAGCAAAAGAAATATAGCCTTTCATCTGAGTTTAATCGTTTTGTTACTTTAGAAGTAACAAATACTGAAGCTGGTGATTTAGATTTAGCACCTTTAGCAGAGGCTAAAGTTTTAAAATCTATTTTTACTACTAAAGGTCGCGGTTTTTCTGGAGCAATGAAACGTTGGAATTTCTCTGGTGGTCCTGCATCTCACGGTCATAGATTTGGTCGTAGAACAGGTTCAATCGGTAATGCAGAGTGGCCAGGTCGTGTAATGAAAGGGCGTAAAATGCCTGGACAATACGGAAATACACAAAATAGTGTTAAAAATGAAATCGTTTCTTACGATGCTGAAAATGGTGTAATCGCTGTTTTAGGTTCAGTATCTGGAGCAAATGGTTCTTTAGGTCGTGTAAAGGTAGCTAAATAA
- a CDS encoding 50S ribosomal protein L23 produces MADITDIKSILYTEKTLGMQEDNVIVVSTSPRMTKTGLKEVFREYFGIVPSNINSLNQSGKVKRFRGVAGKQNDFKKFYVKLPEGAQIESLAV; encoded by the coding sequence ATGGCAGATATTACAGATATTAAATCTATACTATATACAGAAAAGACTTTAGGCATGCAAGAAGACAATGTTATCGTTGTATCAACTTCTCCACGTATGACTAAAACAGGTCTTAAAGAGGTTTTTCGTGAGTATTTTGGAATTGTTCCATCAAACATTAACTCACTAAATCAAAGCGGAAAAGTTAAGCGTTTCCGTGGTGTTGCTGGTAAACAAAATGACTTTAAAAAGTTTTATGTTAAGTTACCAGAGGGTGCACAAATAGAAAGTTTGGCGGTATAA
- the rplB gene encoding 50S ribosomal protein L2, with the protein MAIKTYRPITPSRRFYTNVDSSDITAKASVRSLLVKLPTHAGRNSNGRITSRHRQAGAKKLYRIVDFKRNKFDIPATVSAIEYDPYRNCRIALVTYADGEKRYILQPKGLNVGDVVASAEGGLDVKPGNTMKLKNIPVGTLIHNIELKTGKGGQMVRSAGTSAQIMGRDGKYVSLRMPSSEMRLVLGECLATIGSVGNEEFGNIVIAKAGRQRHLGIRPQTRGSAMNPIDHPHGGGEGKTNSGRHPVTPWGKPTKGAKTRRKKASDNLIITRRKPNAKRVG; encoded by the coding sequence ATGGCAATTAAAACTTATAGACCGATAACTCCGTCTCGTCGTTTTTATACGAATGTCGATAGTTCTGATATCACTGCTAAAGCAAGTGTTCGTTCATTACTTGTTAAACTACCTACTCATGCAGGTCGTAACTCTAATGGTCGTATCACTTCTCGTCATAGACAAGCTGGTGCTAAAAAACTATATCGTATTGTGGATTTCAAAAGAAATAAATTTGACATTCCTGCAACTGTAAGTGCTATTGAGTACGATCCATATCGTAACTGTCGTATAGCACTTGTAACTTATGCTGATGGTGAAAAGAGATATATTCTTCAACCAAAAGGTTTAAATGTTGGTGATGTTGTTGCTTCTGCTGAAGGTGGTTTAGATGTTAAACCAGGTAACACTATGAAATTAAAAAATATCCCTGTTGGTACATTGATACACAACATTGAGCTTAAAACTGGTAAAGGCGGACAAATGGTTCGTTCTGCTGGAACTTCAGCTCAAATTATGGGTCGTGATGGCAAGTATGTTTCACTTCGTATGCCTTCATCTGAAATGCGTTTAGTATTAGGCGAATGTCTAGCTACTATCGGTTCAGTTGGTAACGAAGAGTTTGGTAACATTGTTATAGCAAAAGCTGGTCGTCAACGTCACTTAGGTATTCGTCCTCAAACTCGTGGTTCTGCGATGAACCCTATTGATCACCCGCATGGTGGTGGTGAAGGTAAAACGAATTCAGGTCGTCATCCAGTTACTCCATGGGGTAAACCAACGAAGGGTGCTAAAACTCGTCGTAAGAAAGCAAGTGATAATTTAATTATTACTCGTCGTAAACCAAATGCAAAAAGGGTAGGCTAA
- a CDS encoding ATP-binding protein encodes MEILLQELYKIDINLDKFHFRKVYLEDLSYQINGITQSGKSKLVKNYLLSLKKNTYLYIDCDDTRIDVDKLNKTLSKFCNHNKIDTLVLDNYKENIKTPNVSQLIICCEEHFDIDFLTTLQLYPLDYEEFLAYEHKYDSTALNHFFQLGGFASMHKVNSDERSIFIQRALQYSLESMEFDILAFCAKMMAQKLSPYSIYERLKQTNKISKDKLYKSYESLCSKNYIHLLEKNNHPKATKKIYLCDISLKSALSLDKHFGRLFENMVYLELLKSGIECFYDDGIDFYIPSRDEVILCKPFADERRLFKKMEDIEAFIFSYSIKKVTAITMNIEGSVSHPFSKVEMLPFDIWALGD; translated from the coding sequence ATGGAAATATTATTACAAGAACTATATAAAATTGATATAAATTTAGATAAATTTCACTTTAGAAAAGTTTATTTAGAAGATTTAAGTTATCAAATAAATGGCATAACACAAAGCGGAAAATCTAAACTTGTTAAGAACTATCTACTTAGTCTTAAAAAAAACACTTATCTCTATATAGATTGTGATGACACAAGAATTGATGTAGATAAGCTAAACAAAACTCTTAGTAAATTTTGCAATCACAATAAAATAGACACTTTAGTACTAGATAATTACAAAGAAAATATAAAAACACCAAATGTATCTCAACTTATCATATGTTGCGAAGAACATTTTGATATAGATTTTTTAACTACTTTACAACTCTATCCACTTGATTATGAAGAGTTTTTAGCTTATGAGCATAAATATGACTCAACTGCTCTAAATCACTTTTTTCAACTTGGCGGATTTGCATCTATGCATAAAGTAAATAGTGATGAAAGAAGTATATTTATACAAAGAGCACTACAATATAGCTTAGAAAGTATGGAGTTTGATATACTAGCATTTTGTGCAAAAATGATGGCTCAAAAACTTTCGCCCTATTCCATATATGAAAGATTGAAACAAACAAACAAAATCTCTAAGGACAAACTTTATAAATCTTATGAAAGTTTATGTAGTAAAAACTATATACATTTATTGGAAAAAAACAATCATCCAAAAGCTACAAAAAAGATTTATTTATGCGACATCTCTTTAAAATCTGCCTTATCTCTTGATAAACACTTTGGCAGACTTTTTGAAAATATGGTTTATTTAGAACTTTTAAAATCAGGCATTGAGTGTTTTTATGATGATGGTATAGATTTTTATATACCATCAAGAGATGAAGTTATATTGTGTAAACCATTTGCGGATGAAAGAAGACTTTTTAAAAAGATGGAAGATATAGAGGCTTTTATATTTAGTTATTCCATAAAAAAAGTAACAGCTATTACTATGAATATTGAAGGTAGTGTTTCTCACCCTTTTTCAAAGGTAGAGATGCTACCATTTGATATTTGG
- the rplD gene encoding 50S ribosomal protein L4: MSAIVLNDKMEKASELALPESFSGINPHNLYLYVKSAQAAQRANNATTKGRSEVRGGGKKPWAQKGGGRARAGSRRSPVFVGGGKAFGSSNNRNYDLKVNKKQKKLALNFALAEHANNGSLFIVDSIEIASGKTKDASAMFKALNQRDTLFVKTLLDEKTFLAFENLHQTYVVEANELNAYLAANYRSIVIEKAVWENLVGEAK, encoded by the coding sequence ATGAGCGCAATCGTTTTAAATGATAAAATGGAAAAAGCATCTGAGTTAGCATTACCAGAGAGTTTTTCTGGTATCAATCCTCACAACTTATATCTGTATGTTAAGTCAGCTCAAGCTGCTCAACGTGCAAACAACGCTACTACAAAAGGTAGAAGTGAAGTTAGAGGTGGTGGTAAGAAACCATGGGCTCAAAAAGGTGGCGGACGTGCTCGTGCTGGTTCACGTCGTTCTCCAGTATTTGTGGGTGGTGGTAAAGCATTTGGTTCTAGTAACAATCGTAACTATGACCTTAAAGTTAATAAAAAGCAAAAAAAACTTGCTCTTAACTTTGCTCTAGCTGAGCATGCGAATAACGGTAGTTTGTTCATTGTTGATAGCATTGAAATTGCATCTGGTAAAACTAAAGATGCTTCTGCAATGTTTAAAGCTTTAAACCAAAGAGATACTCTTTTTGTTAAAACTTTATTAGATGAGAAAACATTCCTAGCGTTTGAAAATCTTCACCAAACTTATGTTGTTGAAGCAAATGAATTAAATGCATATTTAGCTGCTAACTATCGCTCAATCGTGATAGAAAAAGCTGTATGGGAAAATCTTGTAGGTGAGGCTAAGTAA
- the rpsS gene encoding 30S ribosomal protein S19: protein MARSVKKGPFVDNHLMKKVETARAEGNKKPIKTWSRRSMVVPAMVGFTINVHNGRQFVPVHISENHIGYKLGEFAPTRTFKGHKGSVQKKA, encoded by the coding sequence ATGGCTCGTTCAGTAAAAAAAGGTCCATTTGTTGATAATCATTTAATGAAAAAAGTTGAAACAGCTAGAGCTGAAGGAAACAAAAAACCTATTAAAACTTGGTCAAGAAGATCTATGGTCGTTCCTGCAATGGTTGGTTTTACAATAAATGTACACAACGGACGTCAATTTGTTCCTGTTCATATTTCAGAGAATCATATTGGTTATAAACTTGGTGAATTTGCACCAACTCGTACATTCAAGGGCCATAAGGGCTCTGTTCAGAAGAAGGCGTAA
- the rpsJ gene encoding 30S ribosomal protein S10, with amino-acid sequence MEKIRLKLKAYDHRVLDRSVASIVEAVKRTGAVICGPIPLPTKIRKYTVLKSVHVNKKAREQFEIRMHARVIDIVSATPETVDSLMKLDLAPEVDVEVRSMDK; translated from the coding sequence ATGGAAAAAATTCGTTTAAAATTGAAAGCTTATGATCATCGTGTACTTGATAGATCAGTAGCGTCAATAGTTGAGGCTGTAAAGCGTACAGGTGCCGTAATATGTGGACCAATCCCTTTACCAACAAAGATTCGTAAATATACTGTTTTAAAATCAGTTCACGTTAACAAAAAAGCTCGTGAGCAATTTGAAATTCGTATGCACGCTAGAGTTATAGACATTGTTTCTGCAACACCAGAGACTGTTGATTCTCTAATGAAACTTGATCTTGCACCAGAGGTAGACGTAGAAGTACGTTCTATGGACAAGTAA